Proteins encoded in a region of the Vitis riparia cultivar Riparia Gloire de Montpellier isolate 1030 chromosome 7, EGFV_Vit.rip_1.0, whole genome shotgun sequence genome:
- the LOC117917674 gene encoding thiamine pyrophosphokinase 1 isoform X2: MEARVMALVTLLVCLCRAAQLRLCADGGANRLYDEMPGLLADEDGNDVRNRYKPDAVKGDMDSVRTEVLEFYSNLGTKIVDESHDQDTTDLHKCIAFIRDFTPDLDKSNLCILVAGALGGRFDHEVGNINVLYRFSTMRIILLSDDCLIHLLPRTHHHEIHIQSSVEGPHCGLVPIGTPSGSTTTTGLQWDLNDTEMKFGGLVSTSNIVKGDKITVQSDSDLLWTISIKKV, from the exons ATGGAAGCACG GGTTATGGCTTTGGTTACATTACTGGTGTGTTTGTGTAGAGCAGCACAACTGCGGCTCTGTGCGGATGGAGGAGCGAATCGTCTGTATGATGAAATGCCTGGGCTCTTGGCTGATGAAGATGGAAATGATGTCAGAAACAG GTACAAGCCCGATGCAGTAAAAGGAGACATGGATTCAGTCAGAACTGAAGTATTGGAATTTTATTCAAACTTG GGAACCAAGATTGTAGATGAATCTCATGATCAGGACACCACAGATCTGCATAAGTGTATAGCATTTATTCGGGACTTCACACCAGACCTGGACAAGTCCAAT CTATGCATACTTGTTGCTGGAGCACTTGGAGGAAGGTTTGACCACGAGGTTGGAAACATAAATGTTCTTTACCGTTTCTCAACCATGCGAATAATCCTTTTGTCTGATGATTGCCTCATCCACCTTCTTCCAAGGACTCACCATCACGAGATCCATATCCAGTCTTCTGTAGAGGGCCCACATTGTGGGCTTGTCCCCATTGGCACACCTTCTGGCAGCACTACAACCACAGGGCTCCAATGGGATCTCA ATGACACGGAGATGAAATTTGGTGGATTGGTAAGTACATCAAACATTGTGAAAGGAGACAAGATAACAGTGCAATCAGATTCAGATCTTCTTTGGACGATATCGATTAAAAAGGTGTGA
- the LOC117917674 gene encoding thiamine pyrophosphokinase 1 isoform X3, whose protein sequence is MEARAAQLRLCADGGANRLYDEMPGLLADEDGNDVRNRYKPDAVKGDMDSVRTEVLEFYSNLGTKIVDESHDQDTTDLHKCIAFIRDFTPDLDKSNLCILVAGALGGRFDHEVGNINVLYRFSTMRIILLSDDCLIHLLPRTHHHEIHIQSSVEGPHCGLVPIGTPSGSTTTTGLQWDLNDTEMKFGGLVSTSNIVKGDKITVQSDSDLLWTISIKKV, encoded by the exons ATGGAAGCACG AGCAGCACAACTGCGGCTCTGTGCGGATGGAGGAGCGAATCGTCTGTATGATGAAATGCCTGGGCTCTTGGCTGATGAAGATGGAAATGATGTCAGAAACAG GTACAAGCCCGATGCAGTAAAAGGAGACATGGATTCAGTCAGAACTGAAGTATTGGAATTTTATTCAAACTTG GGAACCAAGATTGTAGATGAATCTCATGATCAGGACACCACAGATCTGCATAAGTGTATAGCATTTATTCGGGACTTCACACCAGACCTGGACAAGTCCAAT CTATGCATACTTGTTGCTGGAGCACTTGGAGGAAGGTTTGACCACGAGGTTGGAAACATAAATGTTCTTTACCGTTTCTCAACCATGCGAATAATCCTTTTGTCTGATGATTGCCTCATCCACCTTCTTCCAAGGACTCACCATCACGAGATCCATATCCAGTCTTCTGTAGAGGGCCCACATTGTGGGCTTGTCCCCATTGGCACACCTTCTGGCAGCACTACAACCACAGGGCTCCAATGGGATCTCA ATGACACGGAGATGAAATTTGGTGGATTGGTAAGTACATCAAACATTGTGAAAGGAGACAAGATAACAGTGCAATCAGATTCAGATCTTCTTTGGACGATATCGATTAAAAAGGTGTGA
- the LOC117917674 gene encoding thiamine pyrophosphokinase 1 isoform X1: MDLMRHSSAFLLPSIPDDGPPPTYALVVLNQRLPRFTPLVWKHAQLRLCADGGANRLYDEMPGLLADEDGNDVRNRYKPDAVKGDMDSVRTEVLEFYSNLGTKIVDESHDQDTTDLHKCIAFIRDFTPDLDKSNLCILVAGALGGRFDHEVGNINVLYRFSTMRIILLSDDCLIHLLPRTHHHEIHIQSSVEGPHCGLVPIGTPSGSTTTTGLQWDLNDTEMKFGGLVSTSNIVKGDKITVQSDSDLLWTISIKKV, from the exons ATGGACTTAATGCGTCACTCCTCCGCCTTCCTCCTCCCTTCGATTCCCGACGACGGTCCCCCTCCTACTTACGCCCTCGTCGTCCTCAACCAACGCCTTCCTCGCTTTACTCCTCTCGTATGGAAGCACG CACAACTGCGGCTCTGTGCGGATGGAGGAGCGAATCGTCTGTATGATGAAATGCCTGGGCTCTTGGCTGATGAAGATGGAAATGATGTCAGAAACAG GTACAAGCCCGATGCAGTAAAAGGAGACATGGATTCAGTCAGAACTGAAGTATTGGAATTTTATTCAAACTTG GGAACCAAGATTGTAGATGAATCTCATGATCAGGACACCACAGATCTGCATAAGTGTATAGCATTTATTCGGGACTTCACACCAGACCTGGACAAGTCCAAT CTATGCATACTTGTTGCTGGAGCACTTGGAGGAAGGTTTGACCACGAGGTTGGAAACATAAATGTTCTTTACCGTTTCTCAACCATGCGAATAATCCTTTTGTCTGATGATTGCCTCATCCACCTTCTTCCAAGGACTCACCATCACGAGATCCATATCCAGTCTTCTGTAGAGGGCCCACATTGTGGGCTTGTCCCCATTGGCACACCTTCTGGCAGCACTACAACCACAGGGCTCCAATGGGATCTCA ATGACACGGAGATGAAATTTGGTGGATTGGTAAGTACATCAAACATTGTGAAAGGAGACAAGATAACAGTGCAATCAGATTCAGATCTTCTTTGGACGATATCGATTAAAAAGGTGTGA